A section of the Heliangelus exortis chromosome 27, bHelExo1.hap1, whole genome shotgun sequence genome encodes:
- the PLEKHO1 gene encoding pleckstrin homology domain-containing family O member 1 isoform X1, translated as MKKNNPAKRGQQDGNQQPLQPEKVGWVRKFCGKGIFREIWKNRYVVLKGDQLYISEKEVKDEKNIQEMFDLSDYEKCEELRKSKSRSKKNHSKFTLAHSRQPGNTAPNLIFLAVSPEEKESWINALNSAITRAKNRILDEVTVEEDSYLAHPTRDRAKIQHSRRPPTRGHLMAVASTSTSDGMLTLDLIQEEEASPEDPSSCEGSFRVDLDKSVGPLTAGRRRSDSENLKPTEKGWTASLPRQELSSWERSGQLKDSFDKGAVYTPQVPKKLSHSEKNKCASMEEILSRRNSSAHRAVLRRGLEAQFASAEPEQLSRIQELVALKLEKTQELLTEVKGYGEGKRKTKDSTTTSTTTTTTPPSSSSSPKSDSERILQESERLLGEASSTWSQAKRVLQEIKELRDLYKQFDLQQSDSKPKQSSQSQYRKSMM; from the exons atgaaaaaaaataatcctgcaaAAAGG GGGCAGCAGGATGGGAATCAGCAACCTCTGCAGCCGGAGAAGGTGGGCTGGGTGCGGAAATTCTGCGGGAAAGGCATTTTTCGGGAAATCTGGAAAAACCGTTACGTGGTTCTGAAGGGAGATCAGCTTTACATCTCGGAGAAGGAG gtaaaagatgaaaaaaacatccaGGAAATGTTTGACCTGAGTGACTACGAGAAATGTGAAGAGCTCAGGAAGtccaaaagcagaagcaaaaagaacCACAGCAAATTCACCCTGGCCCACTCCAGACAGCCTGGAAACACT GCACCAAATCTCATCTTCCTGGCTGTGAGTCCAGAAGAGAAAGAATCCTGGATTAATGCCCTCAACTCTGCAATCACCAGGGCTAAAAACCGAATCCTAGATGAG GTCACTGTGGAAGAGGACAGCTACCTGGCCCACCCCACCCGTGACAGAGCCAAAATTCAGCACTCCCGACGCCCTCCAACGCGGGGACACCTGATGGCTGTG GCATCTACCTCAACGTCTGATGGCATGCTGACACTCGACCTGATCCAGGAGGAAGAGGCCTCTCCAGAGGATCCCAGCAGCTGTGAAGGGAGTTTTCGGGTGGATCTGGACAAGTCAGTGGGACCCCTCACTGCTGGGAGGCGCCGCTCGGATTCCGAGAACCTCAAGCCCACGGAAAAAGGTTGGACTGCCAGCCTGCcaaggcaggagctgagctcctgggaGAGGTCTGGCCAGCTGAAGGACTCCTTTGACAAAGGGGCCGTGTACACGCCGCAGGTCCCCAAAAAGCTCTCCCACtcagaaaagaacaaatgtGCCTCCATGGAAGAAATTCTCTCCCGGCGGAACTCTTCCGCCCACCGGGCGGTTctgaggagggggctggaggCCCAGTTTGCCTCAGCAGAACCAGAGCAGCTCTCCCGGATCCAAGAATTGGTTGcactgaaactggaaaaaactcAGGAACTGCTGACGGAGGTGAAGGGCTACGGGGAAGGCAAAAGAAAGACCAAGGAttccaccaccaccagcaccaccaccaccaccactcccCCTTCTTCCTCGTCATCTCCCAAGTCGGACTCGGAAAGGATCCTGCAGGAATCAGAGAGGTTGCTGGGGGAGGCTTCCTCTACCTGGAGCCAAGCTAAGAGGGTGCTGCAGGAGATCAAGGAGTTGAGGGACCTGTACAAACAGTTTGACCTGCAACAGTCGGactcaaaacccaaacagagCTCACAGTCTCAGTACAGGAAGAGCATGATGTGA
- the PLEKHO1 gene encoding pleckstrin homology domain-containing family O member 1 isoform X3, with protein MKKNNPAKRGQQDGNQQPLQPEKVGWVRKFCGKGIFREIWKNRYVVLKGDQLYISEKEVKDEKNIQEMFDLSDYEKCEELRKSKSRSKKNHSKFTLAHSRQPGNTAPNLIFLAVSPEEKESWINALNSAITRAKNRILDEVTVEEDSYLAHPTRDRAKIQHSRRPPTRGHLMAVASTSTSDGMLTLDLIQEEEASPEDPSSCEGSFRVDLDKSVGPLTAGRRRSDSENLKPTEKGPQKALPLRKEQMCLHGRNSLPAELFRPPGGSEEGAGGPVCLSRTRAALPDPRIGCTETGKNSGTADGGEGLRGRQKKDQGFHHHQHHHHHHSPFFLVISQVGLGKDPAGIREVAGGGFLYLEPS; from the exons atgaaaaaaaataatcctgcaaAAAGG GGGCAGCAGGATGGGAATCAGCAACCTCTGCAGCCGGAGAAGGTGGGCTGGGTGCGGAAATTCTGCGGGAAAGGCATTTTTCGGGAAATCTGGAAAAACCGTTACGTGGTTCTGAAGGGAGATCAGCTTTACATCTCGGAGAAGGAG gtaaaagatgaaaaaaacatccaGGAAATGTTTGACCTGAGTGACTACGAGAAATGTGAAGAGCTCAGGAAGtccaaaagcagaagcaaaaagaacCACAGCAAATTCACCCTGGCCCACTCCAGACAGCCTGGAAACACT GCACCAAATCTCATCTTCCTGGCTGTGAGTCCAGAAGAGAAAGAATCCTGGATTAATGCCCTCAACTCTGCAATCACCAGGGCTAAAAACCGAATCCTAGATGAG GTCACTGTGGAAGAGGACAGCTACCTGGCCCACCCCACCCGTGACAGAGCCAAAATTCAGCACTCCCGACGCCCTCCAACGCGGGGACACCTGATGGCTGTG GCATCTACCTCAACGTCTGATGGCATGCTGACACTCGACCTGATCCAGGAGGAAGAGGCCTCTCCAGAGGATCCCAGCAGCTGTGAAGGGAGTTTTCGGGTGGATCTGGACAAGTCAGTGGGACCCCTCACTGCTGGGAGGCGCCGCTCGGATTCCGAGAACCTCAAGCCCACGGAAAAAG GTCCCCAAAAAGCTCTCCCACtcagaaaagaacaaatgtGCCTCCATGGAAGAAATTCTCTCCCGGCGGAACTCTTCCGCCCACCGGGCGGTTctgaggagggggctggaggCCCAGTTTGCCTCAGCAGAACCAGAGCAGCTCTCCCGGATCCAAGAATTGGTTGcactgaaactggaaaaaactcAGGAACTGCTGACGGAGGTGAAGGGCTACGGGGAAGGCAAAAGAAAGACCAAGGAttccaccaccaccagcaccaccaccaccaccactcccCCTTCTTCCTCGTCATCTCCCAAGTCGGACTCGGAAAGGATCCTGCAGGAATCAGAGAGGTTGCTGGGGGAGGCTTCCTCTACCTGGAGCCAAGCTAA
- the PLEKHO1 gene encoding pleckstrin homology domain-containing family O member 1 isoform X2, translating into MFDLSDYEKCEELRKSKSRSKKNHSKFTLAHSRQPGNTAPNLIFLAVSPEEKESWINALNSAITRAKNRILDEVTVEEDSYLAHPTRDRAKIQHSRRPPTRGHLMAVASTSTSDGMLTLDLIQEEEASPEDPSSCEGSFRVDLDKSVGPLTAGRRRSDSENLKPTEKGWTASLPRQELSSWERSGQLKDSFDKGAVYTPQVPKKLSHSEKNKCASMEEILSRRNSSAHRAVLRRGLEAQFASAEPEQLSRIQELVALKLEKTQELLTEVKGYGEGKRKTKDSTTTSTTTTTTPPSSSSSPKSDSERILQESERLLGEASSTWSQAKRVLQEIKELRDLYKQFDLQQSDSKPKQSSQSQYRKSMM; encoded by the exons ATGTTTGACCTGAGTGACTACGAGAAATGTGAAGAGCTCAGGAAGtccaaaagcagaagcaaaaagaacCACAGCAAATTCACCCTGGCCCACTCCAGACAGCCTGGAAACACT GCACCAAATCTCATCTTCCTGGCTGTGAGTCCAGAAGAGAAAGAATCCTGGATTAATGCCCTCAACTCTGCAATCACCAGGGCTAAAAACCGAATCCTAGATGAG GTCACTGTGGAAGAGGACAGCTACCTGGCCCACCCCACCCGTGACAGAGCCAAAATTCAGCACTCCCGACGCCCTCCAACGCGGGGACACCTGATGGCTGTG GCATCTACCTCAACGTCTGATGGCATGCTGACACTCGACCTGATCCAGGAGGAAGAGGCCTCTCCAGAGGATCCCAGCAGCTGTGAAGGGAGTTTTCGGGTGGATCTGGACAAGTCAGTGGGACCCCTCACTGCTGGGAGGCGCCGCTCGGATTCCGAGAACCTCAAGCCCACGGAAAAAGGTTGGACTGCCAGCCTGCcaaggcaggagctgagctcctgggaGAGGTCTGGCCAGCTGAAGGACTCCTTTGACAAAGGGGCCGTGTACACGCCGCAGGTCCCCAAAAAGCTCTCCCACtcagaaaagaacaaatgtGCCTCCATGGAAGAAATTCTCTCCCGGCGGAACTCTTCCGCCCACCGGGCGGTTctgaggagggggctggaggCCCAGTTTGCCTCAGCAGAACCAGAGCAGCTCTCCCGGATCCAAGAATTGGTTGcactgaaactggaaaaaactcAGGAACTGCTGACGGAGGTGAAGGGCTACGGGGAAGGCAAAAGAAAGACCAAGGAttccaccaccaccagcaccaccaccaccaccactcccCCTTCTTCCTCGTCATCTCCCAAGTCGGACTCGGAAAGGATCCTGCAGGAATCAGAGAGGTTGCTGGGGGAGGCTTCCTCTACCTGGAGCCAAGCTAAGAGGGTGCTGCAGGAGATCAAGGAGTTGAGGGACCTGTACAAACAGTTTGACCTGCAACAGTCGGactcaaaacccaaacagagCTCACAGTCTCAGTACAGGAAGAGCATGATGTGA